The Microbacterium sp. SORGH_AS_0862 region GACGTCTCCACGACCTTCCCCGGCACCGAGGATCTCCCGGTGATCACCACGGGTGGCCATACGGTCAGCTCCGAGGCGATCATCGCGCAGAGGCCCACCCTCGTCATCACGGACGGCTCGATCGGCCCGCGCGACGTCGTCGAGCAGCTGCGCGACGTCGGGATCCAGGTGGTCTTCGTGGCCGGCGAGTCCTCCTTCGACGGCGCAGCGGCGCTCGCGCGACAGGTGAGTGCGATCTACGGTGCGCTGGAGGCCGGTGAGGCGCTCGCCGCCCGCATCCTTGACGAGGTCGCCGCCAAGACCGCGGAGATCGCCGGCATCGCCCCCGACGGCGACGAACGCCTTCGGATGGTGTTCCTCTATCTGCGCGGATCCGCCGGCGTCTACTACCTGTTCGGCGAGGAGTCCGGCGCCGACAAGCTCATCGACGCGCTCGGTGGCATCGACGTCGCCGAGGAGCTCGGCTGGGACGGGATGCGGCCTCTCACCGACGAGGCGATGGTCGCGGCAGATCCCGACCTCATCCTCGTGATGACGGGCGGCATCGAATCCGTCGGCGGCGTCGACGGCCTGCTCGAGACCAAGCCCGCCATCGCGATCACCTCGGCCGGCCAGCATCGCCGGTTCGTCGACATGGAGGACGGCCAGATCCTGTCGTTCGGGCCTCGCTCCGCCGAGGTCCTTGATGCGCTGGCGCGGGCGATCTACGCGCCGGCCTCGTGAGCGTCGCCGCGCCGGGCCGAAGCGCGACCCGCCGCCGCACCCTCGTCTACGTCGCGGGCGCGACTCTGCTCATCCTGGGCGTGCTGCTGTCGGCGGGCTCGGGTCAACTTCTCATCGGCCCGGGCGAGGTCGTCGGCTCGCTGCTGCGCGGCATCGGTATCGCCAACCCGTGGGCTCCCACCGACCCGCTCATCGAGCAGACGCTGTGGCAGATCCGTTTCCC contains the following coding sequences:
- a CDS encoding hemin ABC transporter substrate-binding protein, whose protein sequence is MSRRGAVAAVGLALLLLTGCATAGAQPTSTAAAVDTTPLAELDVLADPEAYEGPSTAVVPDTEIVPVQQNPAQSLPATAVSHDLDGEREVTIEDTSRVIAMDLSGSLAATVWGLGFGDTLVGRDVSTTFPGTEDLPVITTGGHTVSSEAIIAQRPTLVITDGSIGPRDVVEQLRDVGIQVVFVAGESSFDGAAALARQVSAIYGALEAGEALAARILDEVAAKTAEIAGIAPDGDERLRMVFLYLRGSAGVYYLFGEESGADKLIDALGGIDVAEELGWDGMRPLTDEAMVAADPDLILVMTGGIESVGGVDGLLETKPAIAITSAGQHRRFVDMEDGQILSFGPRSAEVLDALARAIYAPAS